The genome window AAGGGCTTGATGAACCCCTGCTTGAAAATACCGCAACACAGCTTTTTGAGGAAACGCCAAAAAAAATTGTAAGCGAATCGAACAGCCCTGACCTTAGCCACATGTACTCCATAAACCCGTACCAGGGGTGCGAACACGGCTGTATTTACTGTTATGCGCGAAATAGCCATGAATATTATGGTTTTAGCGCCGGCCTTGATTTTGAGCGCAAAATAATAGTAAAACGAAACGCTCCCGAACTTTTAGAGCAGTACTTTAATAAAAAAAATTACACCCCGGTTTGTATAATGCTTTCGGGCAATACGGATTGTTACCAGCCAATTGAACGGCAGTTAAAAATAACACGGGCGCTTTTGGAGCTATTTCTCAAATATAAAAATCCAGTTAGTATCATCACCAAAAATAACGTCATTCTGCGTGATCTGGATATTCTACAGGAACTGGCGGCTATGCGTTTGGTACATGTAAATGTTTCTATCACCTCATTAAATGAACAATTGCGGCAAAAGCTGGAACCCCGAACCGTAACCGCTACTGGCCGGCTGGCCGTTATTCAAAAGCTTACAGAAAAAGGAATTCCCTGCAGGGTAATGGCAGCGCCAATTATTCCCGGCTTAAACAGCAACGAAGTGCCCGCCATTATAAAAGCAGCAGCAGACAGGGGTGCCGTTTCAGCTGGGTTTACCATTGTGCGTTTGAACGGCAGCATCAGCGAAATTTTCACCGACTGGATTAATAAGGCTTTTCCTGACCGCGCCGAAAAAGTGCTTAACATGATAAGATCATGCCACGATGGAAAGCTGAATGACAGTGATTTTGGCCGACGAATGAGCGGCGAGGGGAAGATAGCTGAATCTATTCACCAGATGTTTAAAATGGCCTGTAACCGGTTCATGGCAGACAGAGATATGCCGGAATTTGACTATACCCTGTTTGTGCCCAAAAACGGGAAGCAGACCAGTCTGTTTTAAAAGTATTTTGTTTGTACCCAGTACCCTTAAAGACTTTATATCTCCAAATAAGGCGTTTTTTTATTCGTTATCTTTTTTTATTTTCAACTCCAAATGAAAATAAACCTTAGCGCCCTGATAAAACCTTTTTTATGCTTTTTTATAGTTAGTGTAATTTCTGCAAGGGAACTGTCGGCGGCAACGCCTGTTATACATAGTGCCCCTAAGCCATGGTGGATATTGCCGTGTAAGCCAAATAATA of Mucilaginibacter xinganensis contains these proteins:
- a CDS encoding PA0069 family radical SAM protein; translated protein: MGHEDNEAFFKGRGAQVNTHNKFLKSKYVLEHIEGLDEPLLENTATQLFEETPKKIVSESNSPDLSHMYSINPYQGCEHGCIYCYARNSHEYYGFSAGLDFERKIIVKRNAPELLEQYFNKKNYTPVCIMLSGNTDCYQPIERQLKITRALLELFLKYKNPVSIITKNNVILRDLDILQELAAMRLVHVNVSITSLNEQLRQKLEPRTVTATGRLAVIQKLTEKGIPCRVMAAPIIPGLNSNEVPAIIKAAADRGAVSAGFTIVRLNGSISEIFTDWINKAFPDRAEKVLNMIRSCHDGKLNDSDFGRRMSGEGKIAESIHQMFKMACNRFMADRDMPEFDYTLFVPKNGKQTSLF